One segment of Syngnathus typhle isolate RoL2023-S1 ecotype Sweden linkage group LG9, RoL_Styp_1.0, whole genome shotgun sequence DNA contains the following:
- the gja5a gene encoding gap junction protein, alpha 5a, producing MGDWSFLRNVLEEVQEHSTSVGKVWLTVLFIFRILVLGTAAESSWGDEQSDFLCDTQQPGCTNVCYDRAFPIAHIRYWVLQIVFVSTPSLIYMGHAVHTVRAEEKRKRREQEEREARSQEGEEEMEGEKEYLQQKENVIESGADGRSRLRLRGPLLHTYILSILIRSAMEVIFVTIQYMIYGVFLKALYLCTASPCPNPVNCYMSRPTEKNIFIVFMLVVAAVSLALSVLELYYLGWKSLRACLQRKAARRTLPAVTPMALEPDGPVAPRTPPPDFSRCVNPLTSMAPVPFSNRMALQQNSANMEAERHHSRDNLEDHEDFLQRYQGTPPPRGLSNNCHPMPALYTGDKRRLSKTSGSSGRVRHDDLAI from the coding sequence ATGGGAGACTGGAGCTTCTTGAGGAACGTCCTGGAGGAGGTCCAGGAGCACTCCACGTCGGTCGGCAAGGTGTGGCTCACCGTGCTCTTCATCTTCCGTATCCTGGTGCTGGGCACGGCGGCCGAGTCGTCGTGGGGCGACGAGCAGAGCGACTTCCTGTGTGACACGCAGCAGCCCGGTTGCACCAATGTCTGCTACGACCGCGCCTTCCCCATCGCACACATCCGCTACTGGGTGCTGCAGATCGTTTTCGTGTCCACGCCGTCGCTCATCTACATGGGCCACGCCGTGCACACGGTGCGAGCCGAGGAGAAGCGTAAGCGGCGGGAGCAGGAGGAGAGGGAGGCCAGATCGCAGGAGGGCGAGGAAGAGATGGAGGGTGAGAAGGAGTACCTGCAGCAGAAGGAGAACGTGATAGAGTCGGGGGCGGACGGGCGGAGCCGGCTGCGCCTCAGGGGTCCGCTCCTCCATACGTACATCCTCAGCATCCTCATCCGCAGTGCCATGGAGGTCATCTTCGTCACCATACAGTATATGATCTACGGGGTGTTCCTCAAGGCACTGTACCTGTGCACGGCGTCGCCCTGCCCGAACCCGGTCAACTGCTACATGTCGCGGCCCACAGAGAAGAAcatcttcatcgtcttcatgcTGGTGGTGGCCGCCGTGTCCCTGGCGCTGTCCGTGCTCGAGCTCTACTACCTGGGCTGGAAGAGCCTGAGAGCCTGCCTTCAGCGCAAGGCCGCGCGCCGTACCCTGCCTGCCGTGACGCCAATGGCGCTGGAGCCTGACGGCCCGGTCGCCCCACGCACCCCGCCTCCCGACTTTAGCCGCTGCGTCAACCCCCTGACCTCCATGGCGCCCGTTCCCTTCAGCAACAGGATGGCGCTGCAGCAGAACTCGGCCAATATGGAGGCCGAGCGCCACCACAGCAGGGACAACTTGGAGGACCATGAGGACTTTCTTCAGAGATACCAGGGGACACCGCCGCCCCGGGGGCTTTCCAATAACTGCCACCCTATGCCCGCACTGTACACTGGGGACAAACGTCGTCTGAGCAAGACGAGCGGGAGCAGTGGGCGAGTACGACATGACGACCTGGCCATTTAA
- the acp6 gene encoding lysophosphatidic acid phosphatase type 6 has product MKFSTCHLPVLFPQRSPACLLTATGSWSNILQRPSFLLRFLELTAMRKVWTKVGIFGSVSIAFGSALWWRQRSTDGGSKASQYELKLVQVLFRHGARTPLKSIPDVLEAQWVPTLLEPPAHTHINYVVTDLNGGPTPPSPLEDSYRKKALSGGVFAGQLTTLGMEQLYELGERLRRRYIQEVPFLSTTFCPSEVYVRSTNITRTIESARCLVAGLFQQNQKEIVPILTTDAQSEILYPNYQGCRLLRMLSSPRLKEVALLPDIAADLKNIRSKLGISDKTDVDFILIRDDMVARETHGLPCPPALSTWRSRVEQRAVEMMFYCYQPSKSENLQLCVGPLLHMLLLNIDEKLQGTSSEPNRKLFLYSAHDTTLIPCLMALGIYDMKWPPYASDITLELHEHRRTKEAFVKVSYIGQDQLIPGCSGLYCPLQEFQNVLSAYSLKNDLYQSLCNSTTDKSKL; this is encoded by the exons ATGAAGTTTTCTACCTGCCACCTACCGGTACTTTTTCCTCAACGTTCCCCAGCATGCCTCTTAACCGCGACCGGCAGTTGGAGTAACATCTTGCAAAGGCCTTCGTTTTTGCTCCGATTTCTCGA ACTTACGGCCATGAGGAAAGTTTGGACTAAAGTGGGCATCTTCGGCTCAGTCTCCATCGCCTTCGGTTCGGCCTTGTGGTGGAGGCAGAGGAGCACGGATGGCGGCTCGAAAGCATCCCAGTACGAGCTCAAACTGGTTCAAGTGCTATTTCGACACGGGGCTCGTACGCCGCTTAAATCCATACCTGATGTGTTGGAG GCACAATGGGTACCCACCCTGTTGGAGCCTCCagcccacacacacatcaactATGTGGTCACAGACCTTAATGGGGGACCCACACCTCCATCTCCATTGGAGGACAGCTACAGGAAGAAGGCGCTTAGT GGCGGCGTGTTTGCGGGTCAGCTGACCACTTTGGGCATGGAGCAGTTGTACGAGCTGGGCGAGAGACTGAGGAGAAGATACATTCAGGAGGTTCCCTTCCTCAGTACGACCTTCTGCCCCAGTGAGGTCTA CGTGCGATCCACCAATATTACAAGGACGATCGAGTCTGCTAGGTGCCTGGTGGCAGGGCTCTTTCAGCAAAACCAAAAAG AAATAGTTCCAATATTAACCACAGATGCACAGTCAGAAATTCTGTACCCCAACTACCAGGGATGTCGGCTGCTCAGAATGCTCAGCAG CCCCCGTTTGAAAGAGGTGGCCCTTCTGCCCGACATCGCGGCTGACCTGAAGAACATCCGAAGCAAGCTGGGCATCAGCGACAAAACGGATGTCGACTTCATCCTCATCAGGGACGACATGGTCGCCAGAGAG ACTCACGGGTTGCCATGCCCACCCGCCCTGTCCACGTGGAGAAGCAGAGTGGAGCAGAGAGCCGTGGAGATGATGTTTTACTGTTACCAACCCAGCAAGAG CGAGAACTTGCAGTTGTGCGTGGGACCTCTGCTGCATATGCTCTTACTCAACATTGACGAGAAGCTACAAGGCACGTCATCAGAGCCAAACAG GAAGTTGTTTTTGTACTCGGCCCATGACACCACATTGATACCATGCCTGATGGCGCTGGGCATTTATGACATGAAGTGGCCCCCATACGCTTCAGACATCACACTAGAGCTTCATGAGCACCGGCGCACTAAGGAGGCTTTTGTCAAAGTGTCCTACATAGGCCAG GATCAACTAATTCCTGGCTGCAGTGGACTCTACTGCCCCCTGCAGGAATTTCAGAACGTGCTTTCAGCCTACTCGCTCAAGAATGACCTCTACCAGTCGCTTTGCAACAGTACAACCGACAAATCTAAGCTCTGA
- the bcl9 gene encoding B-cell CLL/lymphoma 9 protein: MLEVQEERPAAAGTAATHFSKKERGKKEREEAKDGRGNLSNLANPGSRNVRAKAPLAHAGSPHQHLTSPCSVVLVTPSMHSNRLKNSPSTNTQSPKPKTEAMVRSPPVMSPSTASQMDSKMPNQGKPGSAGSQSQPSPCDPKTLGAKGAQNVAGGIGLKNGQSLTSGPSSKVKVKRERSTSVESFEQPESGTPTSEEKDSSRVKRMCVAERRQPYSGADWCSGGESDEDDKGFFNCNSSDVKPPDSVAHSTSNPGLSRSSTPSHNLLGGQSSTTEPAGGQKPGSKLVYVFTTEMANKAADAVLTGHTENIITFHMKNISNSKDKAHLLNNAAHALRNDSKPSQQTPSHGQDQSHQPGSKPSLTGMAEPAQSQSANQGSQSGVLPQDGSSAAGIESKNLPGGSPGNNAGQVDQTPMNQPEAGLNAPTAGEVGQGVGPGGPGLTPQQQQQQLAQELLNMEANTEGLSQEQLEHRQRSLQTLRDIQRMLFPDDRDAPPPGPPQSHGGPHDGGPDGPPRRSEPGPLQAMMAQSQSLGPPGGPRPQGPPFGPPHGPRDMPPFPQDEMAPHMGGPGGCGDGDQMTPEQVAWLKLQQEFYEEKRKKQEMQHRPLPPDMMMHPHGPRGMIRGPPPPYQMGPGEMWGGPSGPQDPYPERMGMGPGPGPRGMPPHMQRMPGFSGMINPEMEGPPRPGMGWPDDMPPRMGDARGFPGGPGAMFSGPGGRGERFPNPQSVQEAMFHQGMGGEKGLPPGMMMDMQRMMGHQRGGMEPGNGMGMFPRMPGDGPMSPSSRLQGIGSREMGPEFGMGPGPGPGAHMHPSKLRDPPMNMSPDEMMRMRGGPPMENMAGQGRVMQGPPFPEQPQPGDFPMGPGRPFPGGPGGMRGPHGDQPFGPEHRATPTGGNGRMNHLPPNAGPPQGQRGRKPADLNVQAGGGNSPSVNPLKSPPLRQVQSPMMGSPSGNLKSPQTPSQLAGMLTGPAGPQAPPAPQSSAPMKSPHSMMGSAGASPVHMRSPSLPNPSPGWASSPKPPMQSPGVPQQGGKPPLSLTSPNMMGNMEQGGNGPAPAPPSSGAPSGPMSHPGNVPSGSPYTIPPEPTLSQNPLSIMMSRMSKFAMPSSTPLYHDAIKTVASSDDDSPPARSPNLPSVNNNGMPMNHQGNPRMMGPGNSGPMPALSPLGMNPMGSQPLSHGMPPQMPSPNAPNMGPGMMPHGMMIPTNPQDPGMANPQMMPQGRLGYPHRNQGYPLTQSPSQQGPFSPHNGPGGHQGFPGHPMGFQGEGGPMGARMGNMPHGGGPDGSMCKPNTPGGPEFNNMQGGFSEADLHEVMRPGASGIPEFDLSRIIPSEKPSQTLSYFPRGGGDNPGGKPSHPSGFPMQAMMGDGPPRMGMPMQGMGGMPGGPGGGMGPQDMPMGNPGHNSMRPPGFMGQGMMGHQPRMMSPGGPGGMMQGRQMAHPGPGGSPNMMMSLQGMGGPPQQTMMMGGQMRARDMDMGFSPGPGMF; encoded by the exons ATGTTGGAGGTCCAAGAGGAGAGGCCAGCGGCGGCAGGTACAGCAGCGACACATTTCAGCAAGAAGGAGCGAGGCAAGAAGGAGCGAGAGGAGGCCAAGGACGGACGGGGAAACCTCAGCAACCTCGCCAATCCCGGCTCCAGGAACGTCCGCGCCAAAGCGCCGCTCGCGCACGCGGGCAGCCCCCACCAGCACCTCACTTCGCCCTGTTCTGTCGTACTGGTAACCCCATCAATGCACTCCAATAGGCTAAAGAACTCCCCATCCACCAACACACAAAG CCCTAAACCGAAGACGGAGGCCATGGTACGCTCACCTCCCGTCATGTCCCCCTCCACTGCCTCCCAGATGGACTCTAAAATGCCCAATCAGGGTAAGCCAGGGAGCGCTGGCAGCCAGTCGCAGCCCTCGCCCTGCGATCCCAAGACCCTGGGTGCCAAAGGAGCACAAAACGTGGCAGGGGGCATCGGGCTGAAGAACGGCCAGAGCTTGACCTCCGGCCCCAGCtccaaagtgaaagtgaaaagggaGCGAAGCACATCAGTGGAGTCGTTCGAACAGCCGGAGAGCGGAACACCCACCAGTGAGGAAAAAG acAGTAGCAGAGTAAAAAGGATGTGTGTGGCAGAGAGGAGGCAGCCTTACAGTGGAGCCGACTGGTGCTCCGGGGGAGAAAGTGACGAAGATGACAAAGGATTCTTCA ACTGTAACTCCAGTGACGTGAAGCCACCGGATTCTGTCGCACATTCTACCTCCAACCCTGGACTCAGCCGTTCCTCCACGCCCTCTCACAATTTACTGGGAGGCCAGAGCTCCACGACGGAACCCGCCGGCGGCCAGAAACCAGGCTCCAAACTCGTTTACGTCTTTACCACAGAGATGGCTAACAA GGCAGCTGATGCGGTTCTGACTGGCCATACGGAAAACATCATCACCTTCCACATGAAAAACATCTCCAACAGCAAAGACAAAGCTCACCTCCTG AACAATGCAGCACACGCGCTCCGAAATGACTCCAAGCCTTCCCAGCAAACGCCGTCCCATGGCCAAGATCAGAGTCACCAGCCTGGATCCAAGCCGTCCTTAACGGGCATGGCAGAGCCAGCCCAATCCCAGTCCGCCAACCAAGGAAGCCAATCTGGCGTTCTTCCACAGGATGGCTCATCAGCTGCGGGCATCGAATCAAAGAATCTTCCAGGCGGTAGCCCCGGCAACAACGCAGGCCAAGTTGACCAGACACCCATGAACCAACCCGAGGCGGGCCTCAATGCTCCCACCGCAGGTGAGGTAGGGCAGGGAGTAGGCCCCGGGGGTCCGGGTCTCACGccccaacagcagcagcaacagttgGCGCAGGAGCTTTTGAATATGGAGGCCAACACAGAAGGTCTATCCCAAGAGCAGTTGGAGCATCGCCAGCGTTCGCTGCAGACATTGCGAGATATCCAGCGCATGCTTTTTCCAGATGACCGCGACGCACCACCCCCTGGGCCTCCACAGTCTCACGGTGGGCCCCACGACGGAGGCCCCGACGGTCCTCCACGAAGATCGGAGCCAGGCCCCTTACAGGCGATGATGGCACAATCTCAAAGCCTCGGTCCACCAGGAGGTCCTCGCCCACAAGGTCCACCCTTTGGACCTCCACATGGGCCCAGAGACATGCCTCCTTTTCCACAGGATGAAATGGCTCCCCACATGGGGGGCCCGGGTGGCTGTGGAGACGGTGATCAAATGACCCCGGAACAGGTGGCATGGTTGAAGTTACAGCAGGAGTTTTAtgaggaaaagagaaagaaacaagAAATGCAACATCGGCCACTTCCTCCGGACATGATGATGCACCCCCACGGTCCACGCGGCATGATACGAGGACCTCCGCCCCCCTATCAGATGGGCCCCGGAGAGATGTGGGGAGGACCAAGTGGGCCACAAGACCCTTACCCAGAGCGCATGGGCATGGGCCCTGGCCCCGGGCCGAGAGGCATGCCTCCCCACATGCAGAGGATGCCCGGCTTCTCCGGGATGATCAATCCTGAGATGGAGGGACCCCCGCGGCCTGGCATGGGGTGGCCTGACGACATGCCGCCTCGTATGGGAGACGCGAGAGGGTTTCCTGGTGGTCCGGGGGCCATGTTCTCTGGCCCCGGTGGTCGAGGGGAGCGCTTCCCAAACCCTCAGTCAGTTCAAGAAGCAATGTTCCATCAAGGCATGGGGGGAGAGAAAGGCCTTCCCCCTGGCATGATGATGGACATGCAAAGGATGATGGGCCATCAAAGAGGTGGAATGGAACCAGGAAATGGCATGGGTATGTTTCCAAGAATGCCCGGCGACGGTCCTATGAGCCCATCGTCAAGGCTCCAGGGAATAGGGAGTCGAGAAATGGGTCCCGAGTTCGGCATGGGCCCCGGTCCAGGGCCTGGAGCACACATGCACCCTTCCAAGTTACGAGATCCTCCAATGAACATGAGTCCAGACGAAATGATGAGAATGAGGGGAGGACCTCCGATGGAAAACATGGCCGGACAAGGCAGGGTGATGCAAGGGCCGCCATTCCCTGAGCAGCCGCAACCTGGAGACTTTCCTATGGGGCCTGGGCGACCTTTCCCGGGGGGCCCTGGAGGAATGAGGGGGCCGCACGGAGATCAACCGTTTGGCCCAGAACACAGAGCCACACCTACGGGAGGAAACGGTCGCATGAACCACCTGCCTCCCAATGCCGGCCCTCCACAGGGCCAAAGAGGCCGCAAGCCAGCAGATCTGAATGTCCAAGCAGGTGGGGGTAACTCTCCCAGCGTCAACCCGCTCAAGTCCCCTCCTCTGCGGCAGGTGCAGTCTCCCATGATGGGCTCACCTTCTGgaaacctcaaatcacctcaGACACCGTCCCAGCTGGCCGGCATGCTCACAGGCCCTGCGGGGCCCCAGGCCCCCCCGGCACCTCAATCATCGGCCCCAATGAAGTCACCACACTCCATGATGGGATCTGCGGGAGCCTCTCCTGTTCACATGAGGTCTCCTTCTCTTCCCAATCCCTCGCCAGGATGGGCCTCCTCGCCAAAGCCTCCCATGCAGAGTCCTGGTGTGCCACAACAAGGTGGAAAGCCCCCTCTCAGTCTCACCTCACCGAACATGATGGGGAACATGGAGCAAG GCGGTAATGGCCCTGCCCCCGCCCCGCCATCGTCCGGTGCACCGTCTGGCCCAATGTCCCACCCGGGCAACGTGCCATCGGGGAGCCCTTACACCATCCCACCCGAGCCCACACTGTCCCAGAACCCACTCTCCATCATGATGTCGCGCATGTCCAAGTTTGCCATGCCCAGCTCCACGCCGCTCTACCACGACGCCATCAAGACCGTCGCCAGTTCCGATGACGACTCGCCCCCGGCACGCTCCCCTAACCTGCCTTCAGTCAACAACAACG GTATGCCAATGAACCACCAAGGCAATCCCCGCATGATGGGACCCGGCAACTCCGGACCCATGCCAGCCCTCAGCCCCCTCGGTATGAACCCAATGGGATCCCAGCCCCTCTCGCACGGAATGCCCCCACAAATGCCCTCTCCTAATGCCCCCAACATGGGCCCCGGTATGATGCCCCACGGCATGATGATCCCCACTAACCCGCAAGACCCCGGGATGGCCAACCCACAAATGATGCCCCAGGGACGTCTGGGTTATCCCCACCGAAATCAAGGCTACCCACTCACACAGTCCCCGTCTCAGCAAGGCCCCTTCTCTCCGCACAACGGGCCCGGTGGGCACCAAGGTTTCCCCGGCCACCCCATGGGCTTCCAGGGAGAAGGCGGGCCGATGGGAGCGCGGATGGGGAACATGCCTCACGGGGGCGGGCCGGACGGAAGCATGTGTAAACCGAACACCCCCGGAGGACCCGAGTTCAACAACATGCAAGGCGGCTTCAGCGAGGCAGACCTTCACGAGGTGATGCGGCCGGGAGCGTCCGGCATCCCCGAGTTTGACCTGTCCAGGATTATCCCTTCGGAAAAGCCCAGCCAGACTTTGTCTTACTTCCCTCGCGGCGGTGGGGATAACCCCGGTGGCAAACCATCGCATCCTTCCGGCTTTCCCATGCAGGCCATGATGGGTGACGGCCCCCCGAGAATGGGCATGCCCATGCAGGGGATGGGGGGGATGCCGGGGGGTCCCGGTGGGGGCATGGGGCCCCAAGACATGCCAATGGGCAACCCCGGCCACAACTCCATGCGCCCGCCGGGGTTCATGGGCCAAGGCATGATGGGTCACCAGCCCCGGATGATGTCCCCGGGCGGCCCCGGGGGAATGATGCAGGGACGGCAAATGGCCCACCCCGGCCCGGGCGGCTCCCCTAACATGATGATGTCACTGCAGGGCATGGGCGGCCCCCCGCAGCAGACAATGATGATGGGGGGGCAGATGAGGGCGCGTGACATGGACATGGGCTTCAGTCCGGGCCCTGGAATGTTCTAA